The DNA segment CAGCGGGCATGCATTGCCAGCATCTCGCGGTTTTTAGTGCGGTCAGCCAGTTTTTGCGCCGTTTCCCGCTGCTTTTGTTCCGGCGTTAACGGTACGACGGCAGTCCGTTTTTTCACTTTCGCCATCAGCCGTTCGCGATTTTTTTTCCGCATCTGCAACGCGTTTTCCTGCTGCGTCATACCCGCTTCTACAGGCTTCGGCTTTGCGATGCTGTAGCCCGTCGGCATCAGCAATAACAGGATGAGAGAAAAAAAAGGTACCTGGCGGCACAGAACATGCCGGGCAGGTACAAAACGGACAGAACGGATGAAACGTTTCACAGCAATAACGATCTGATTAATGGTTTTTCGTCAGTTTATCGGTCAGCGGTTTAATGACTTTTTCGCCATGCTGCCCAAAGAACTGGTACAGAGAATCACTGGCGGAATGCGTCAGCACCATAATTTCAATGCGGCGGTTCGCGGAACTCAGCGGATGTTGCGGGTCAAGCAACATCTGATCCGCCATGCCGCTCACTTGCAGAATTTTGCTTTGATCCAGCCCCCCGGTGGTCAGAACCGCCCGCGCCTGCATGGCGCGTTCACCGGACAAGTTCCAGTTGTTATAAAGCACCTGATCGCGAAAACGCGTGGCATCGGTATGGCCGGTGATGATGATCTTGTTGTCGATCTTGTTCAGTTCCGGCGCAAACTCCGTCAGTAAGCGTTTGAAAAACGGCGTCAGGATTGCGCTACTGCGCTGGAACATCTCGCGTTTTTGATCGTCCGAGACCAGAATACGCAGCCCCTGCGGCACAATTTCCATTTTCAGGTTGGCTTGCGCATCGTACGTCGAGGTGATTTTCATGATAATGCGCGCCAGATCTTCAATCTCATTACGCGAGCGGGCGTTCACGTCGTCCAGGCTTTCCGTCTGTTTCGCCTGCTGAGCAACCTGCTTCTCCGCATCGGTCAACGGTTTTGACGACTCTGCCGTTTTCGACGGTTTAGGCGTTTTCGGATGACGGCTGTCAATCAGCGAAAGCTGCCCGCCCTGCCCCTCTTTTTGCGTAATGGGCGTTAATGAGTTGCCTTCAAAGACCGACTCGCCATTAAGCATGGAGACAATCTCTTTACGTTCTTCTTCCGTTACCGCGCCCATGATCCACAGCACCATAAACAGCGCCATCATTGCCAGCGTGAAGTCTGCGAAGGCCACTTTCCAGGCGCCGCCATGAAATTCATCATGGCTTTTA comes from the Citrobacter koseri ATCC BAA-895 genome and includes:
- the lafU gene encoding putative lateral flagellar export/assembly protein LafU, whose amino-acid sequence is MRNRSKEHTTIIKRSSRKSHDEFHGGAWKVAFADFTLAMMALFMVLWIMGAVTEEERKEIVSMLNGESVFEGNSLTPITQKEGQGGQLSLIDSRHPKTPKPSKTAESSKPLTDAEKQVAQQAKQTESLDDVNARSRNEIEDLARIIMKITSTYDAQANLKMEIVPQGLRILVSDDQKREMFQRSSAILTPFFKRLLTEFAPELNKIDNKIIITGHTDATRFRDQVLYNNWNLSGERAMQARAVLTTGGLDQSKILQVSGMADQMLLDPQHPLSSANRRIEIMVLTHSASDSLYQFFGQHGEKVIKPLTDKLTKNH